One genomic region from Oncorhynchus gorbuscha isolate QuinsamMale2020 ecotype Even-year linkage group LG13, OgorEven_v1.0, whole genome shotgun sequence encodes:
- the LOC123992622 gene encoding mucin-5AC-like — translation MEGKSLVFVLFLWMLSLGLNSTVTLQPNSHSTDFRSSEVTATSDTVSPLEMAQEHLNNAPDEGNYSTVAPSVELKFTVKSKRQTPDQVSTRYISSYLPSIHPLSTRTRKNSQSSQDRQTTKYKNNSTVEITADGAEETLPTMGNQPPVSRVTPSGQGKVSPTASPRPSELSSQTTSPTTNQPTEIQTGPGPTNLPMSQSNDSTERIRPTPTGVGFGVTPTRAELTLNTGRKAQVPSTPSQAPVTSRKSTPSHPTERGPTGLSELPSTATSPATLPPSIAMTKSFTHISTPWTSTQPAKTLATTAASVTASIAVTSTKGQSPIMVPTTKHVAAATTTTTKNKPKPPPSKPANKDKSKTTGNHGTVVAVLIGVTLVLMFVSFGVIFVRKRIHQRMQLQNTAWAGPSPFLDSGVQSRLENDDSSDVHLRGSNRISFSGFLSQRLSKRLSLLQETDEEFRMGEIPTGSTFGRETVSDDVQLSNGTAAVHKENTQIEVVQPLDNSSSPPPPTSSETTATAHTNDHQPPTSLQVVDLGPDNDPNSSPSHTPPDIPEAIPPPLLDVYLGPPSDHASPPPPESTDLPTPLHDLP, via the coding sequence ATGGAGGGAAAGAgtcttgtttttgtgttgtttttGTGGATGCTGTCACTGGGACTGAATAGCACAGTGACACTTCAGCCTAACAGCCACTCCACCGACTTCAGGAGCAGTGAGGTTACTGCAACTTCAGACACAGTTTCACCTTTAGAAATGGCACAAGAGCACCTCAACAATGCACCAGATGAAGGAAACTATAGCACCGTAGCACCTTCAGTTGAGTTGAAGTTCACAGTGAAGAGTAAACGACAGACTCCAGATCAGGTGTCCACCAGATATATCAGCTCTTATCTGCCTTCAATCCACCCTTTGAGTACGAGAACAAGGAAGAACTCCCAGTCATCTCAGGACCGCCAAACAACCAAATATAAAAACAACTCCACGGTGGAGATCACAGCAGATGGAGCCGAGGAAACTTTACCCACTATGGGGAATCAGCCTCCGGTAAGCAGAGTTACACCCTCCGGCCAGGGCAAAGTTAGTCCAACAGCATCACCTAGACCTTCGGAGTTATCCTCTCAAACAACCTCACCGACAACAAATCAACCAACAGAGATCCAAACAGGGCCTGGTCCAACCAATCTTCCGATGTCGCAGTCCAACGACTCCACAGAGAGGATCCGACCCACGCCAACTGGTGTTGGATTTGGAGTGACACCGACTAGAGCCGAATTGACTTTGAACACAGGTAGGAAGGCTCAAGTTCCCAGCACCCCCTCCCAGGCCCCAGTCACAAGCAGGAAATCAACCCCTTCACACCCCACTGAAAGAGGTCCAACAGGCCTATCTGAGCTGCCTAGCACTGCCACTTCACCCGCCACCCTACCTCCCTCTATAGCCATGACCAAATCTTTCACCCACATCTCCACTCCATGGACATCGACCCAGCCCGCCAAGACCCTTGCCACCACTGCAGCCTCTGTTACTGCTAGTATTGCCGTTACCAGCACTAAGGGCCAATCCCCAATAATGGTCCCCACTACAAAACATGtcgctgctgccaccaccaccacgacaAAAAATAAACCAAAGCCACCTCCGTCAAAACCGGCAAACAAAGACAAGAGCAAAACGACGGGGAACCATGGCACAGTGGTGGCTGTACTGATTGGTGTGACACTGGTTCTGATGTTTGTCAGTTTTGGGGTCATCTTCGTGAGGAAGCGCATACATCAGAGGATGCAGCTGCAGAACACAGCCTGGGCCGGCCCCTCTCCGTTTCTGGACAGTGGAGTCCAGTCTCGACTGGAGAATGACGATAGCAGTGACGTCCACCTGAGGGGCTCCAATCGAATCTCCTTCTCTGGCTTCCTGTCTCAGCGACTCTCCAAGAGGCTGTCTCTGCTCCAGGAGACTGACGAGGAATTCCGGATGGGTGAGATTCCGACAGGAAGTACATTCGGAAGAGAGACCGTTTCAGATGATGTTCAACTGAGTAACGGGACTGCTGCAGTGCACAAAGAAAATACCCAGATTGAGGTGGTGCAACCTCTGGACAACTCGTCATCTCCTCCTCCACCGACGTCTTCAGAGACCACTGCCACAGCACACACCAATGACCATCAGCCTCCTACCTCCTTGCAGGTTGTTGATCTGGGGCCAGACAATGATCCaaattcctctccctctcatacaCCACCAGATATCCCAGAAGCTATTCCTCCACCACTGTTGGATGTTTACCTGGGTCCCCCCTCAGACCATGCCAGCCCCCCTCCACCAGAGAGCACAGACCTTCCAACCCCACTCCATGACCTGCCTTAA